A stretch of Anaeromyxobacter dehalogenans 2CP-1 DNA encodes these proteins:
- a CDS encoding DUF4340 domain-containing protein: MSRRALLLLALALAVLAGAIALIATTGVRLRGRERAAGGTRGGAVVDLAPGQVIAIEVAAGGRAVRVVRRGGGWARAGDGAAVDPSAAGELLEAMGALRRRATLGPSGERGGVFDPYGLQAPRARVALGLEGGGTARLELGGGTGADGAAFVRAPDGQVVAVADDAAARVEAAIGRLLVLGGAPPPAQAPAPAAEPRPFRG, translated from the coding sequence GTGTCGCGCCGCGCCCTCCTCCTGCTCGCCCTCGCGCTGGCCGTGCTCGCCGGGGCCATCGCGCTCATCGCCACCACCGGCGTGCGCCTGCGCGGCCGCGAGCGCGCGGCCGGCGGCACGCGCGGCGGGGCGGTGGTGGACCTCGCGCCGGGGCAGGTGATCGCGATCGAGGTCGCGGCGGGCGGGCGCGCCGTGCGCGTCGTCCGGCGGGGCGGCGGGTGGGCACGCGCAGGCGACGGCGCGGCGGTGGATCCGTCGGCGGCCGGCGAGCTCCTCGAGGCGATGGGCGCGCTCCGCCGGCGCGCCACGCTGGGCCCGTCGGGCGAGCGGGGCGGGGTGTTCGATCCGTACGGTCTGCAGGCGCCGCGCGCCCGGGTGGCGCTCGGGCTCGAGGGCGGCGGGACGGCGCGGCTGGAGCTGGGCGGCGGGACCGGCGCCGACGGCGCCGCGTTCGTGCGGGCGCCGGACGGCCAGGTGGTGGCGGTGGCCGACGATGCGGCCGCGCGCGTGGAGGCGGCGATCGGGCGGCTGCTCGTGCTCGGCGGGGCTCCCCCGCCCGCGCAGGCGCCGGCGCCCGCGGCGGAGCCCCGTCCCTTCCGAGGTTGA
- a CDS encoding phosphatidate cytidylyltransferase encodes MGALDPKNRQNLRLRVASAVVLFPLAVWITILGGLPFALLAAAAGAVASSELILMFAGLGLAEAFGIAVGGAIPLAAAFGEGGELMPGWTWLALAGATVALFTLHLFRRGPLEEIPRSLSAVALSWLYCGVLLASVVALRLRFGVEWVILAFVVTWGNDTFAYFAGHAFGKHKMYERISPKKTWEGFAGGAVGSIVGALVTRALLPALAADLSVAHAILIGVGGAVLGPLGDLAESMVKRAAGVKDSGKIIPGHGGLLDRIDALLFVSPWVYAVAHVLQSG; translated from the coding sequence ATGGGCGCCCTCGACCCGAAGAACCGCCAGAACCTGCGCCTGCGCGTCGCGTCGGCGGTGGTGCTGTTCCCGCTCGCGGTGTGGATCACCATCCTCGGCGGCCTCCCGTTCGCGCTGCTCGCGGCGGCCGCCGGCGCGGTGGCGTCGAGCGAGCTCATCCTCATGTTCGCGGGGCTGGGCCTCGCCGAGGCGTTCGGCATCGCGGTCGGCGGGGCGATCCCGCTCGCGGCCGCGTTCGGCGAGGGCGGCGAGCTGATGCCGGGCTGGACCTGGCTCGCGCTGGCCGGCGCCACGGTCGCGCTGTTCACGCTCCACCTCTTCCGGCGGGGGCCGCTCGAGGAGATCCCCCGCTCGCTGTCCGCGGTCGCGCTCTCCTGGCTCTACTGCGGCGTCCTGCTCGCCTCGGTGGTCGCGCTGCGGCTGCGCTTCGGGGTGGAGTGGGTGATCCTGGCGTTCGTGGTGACCTGGGGGAACGACACGTTCGCCTACTTCGCCGGCCACGCGTTCGGGAAGCACAAGATGTACGAGCGCATCTCTCCCAAGAAGACCTGGGAGGGCTTCGCGGGCGGCGCGGTGGGCTCGATCGTCGGGGCGCTCGTCACCCGGGCGCTCCTGCCCGCGCTCGCCGCGGACCTGTCGGTGGCCCACGCGATCCTCATCGGCGTGGGGGGCGCGGTGCTCGGGCCGCTCGGGGATCTGGCCGAGTCGATGGTGAAGCGCGCCGCGGGGGTGAAGGACTCGGGCAAGATCATCCCGGGCCACGGCGGACTGCTCGACCGCATCGACGCGCTCCTGTTCGTGTCTCCCTGGGTGTACGCGGTCGCGCACGTCCTTCAGTCCGGGTAG
- a CDS encoding site-2 protease family protein: protein MPDLLLKIGSIVLLLGGLIFVHELGHFVVAKLMGVKVVRFSIGFGPRLFGVQRGETEYRIALLPLGGYVKMAGDDPSEAVAPEDAGRGFLEQRPWKRLLIAVAGPAANLIFPGVIYVALALAQNGEPAPGPVVGTVAPGTPAAEAGMQPGDRILSVAAPGQAADPVRYFSDLRDLVSPHPGEPLTFRIERDGAQRALTITPASEQESNPIESTRRGVIGVTPTYPSAVVAPVRPGLAGPLEPFDLVIAAGGKAVRHAGDLEHAVAAARCGPLDLEVVRESPRTLPGVALADHRAVSLPQVPTCAAGERTFAVADPAVSTFIATVVPGSPAEKAGLRRGDAIASVNGKPVRSFLRDLNAFGRDFLKAGTPVQLGLADGRTVALVPANETYRDEITGEPAQRLVLGFQPDQRDAVDPLALLAEQVPLARGAVEAFQLAWRQLHEVVRLTVLGIVRIVTGDISFKTVGGPIMLFSIASEAAEEGWGSFLFKMALISVNLGLMNLLPIPVLDGGHIAQAALEGVTRRPLSVRTRELANIVGIVLLFTLMLFVFKNDIVRLMRPME from the coding sequence ATGCCGGACCTCCTCCTGAAGATCGGTTCCATCGTCCTCCTCCTCGGGGGGCTCATCTTCGTCCACGAGCTCGGCCACTTCGTGGTCGCGAAGCTCATGGGCGTGAAGGTCGTCCGCTTCTCGATCGGCTTCGGGCCCCGCCTGTTCGGGGTCCAGCGCGGCGAGACCGAGTACCGGATCGCGCTGCTGCCGCTCGGCGGCTACGTGAAGATGGCCGGCGACGATCCCTCCGAGGCGGTGGCCCCGGAGGACGCCGGCCGCGGCTTCCTCGAGCAGCGGCCCTGGAAGCGCCTGCTCATCGCGGTGGCCGGTCCGGCCGCGAACCTGATCTTCCCCGGCGTCATCTACGTCGCGCTGGCGCTCGCCCAGAACGGGGAGCCGGCCCCCGGCCCGGTGGTCGGCACCGTCGCGCCCGGGACCCCGGCCGCGGAGGCCGGCATGCAGCCCGGCGATCGCATCCTGAGCGTGGCCGCGCCCGGCCAGGCCGCCGACCCGGTGCGCTACTTCTCCGACCTGCGCGACCTCGTGTCGCCGCACCCCGGCGAGCCGCTCACCTTCCGGATCGAGCGGGACGGCGCGCAGCGGGCGCTCACCATCACCCCGGCGAGCGAGCAGGAGTCGAACCCCATCGAGTCCACGCGGCGCGGCGTGATCGGCGTGACGCCGACGTATCCGAGCGCGGTGGTGGCCCCGGTGCGGCCCGGCCTCGCCGGCCCGCTCGAGCCGTTCGACCTCGTGATCGCCGCCGGCGGGAAGGCGGTGCGCCACGCGGGCGACCTCGAGCACGCGGTGGCCGCGGCGCGCTGCGGCCCGCTCGACCTCGAGGTGGTGCGGGAGTCGCCGCGGACGCTCCCGGGCGTCGCGCTCGCCGACCACCGCGCGGTCTCGCTCCCGCAGGTGCCCACCTGCGCCGCCGGCGAGCGCACGTTCGCGGTGGCGGACCCGGCGGTGTCCACGTTCATCGCCACCGTGGTCCCGGGCAGCCCGGCCGAGAAGGCGGGGCTGCGCCGCGGCGACGCCATCGCCTCGGTGAACGGCAAGCCGGTCCGCTCGTTCCTGCGGGACCTGAACGCGTTCGGGCGCGACTTCCTGAAGGCCGGGACCCCGGTGCAGCTCGGGCTCGCCGACGGCCGCACGGTGGCGCTCGTGCCGGCGAACGAGACCTACCGTGACGAGATCACCGGCGAGCCGGCGCAGCGCCTGGTGCTGGGCTTCCAGCCGGACCAGCGCGACGCGGTCGATCCGCTGGCGCTGCTGGCGGAGCAGGTGCCGCTCGCGCGCGGCGCGGTGGAGGCGTTCCAGCTCGCCTGGCGGCAGCTCCACGAGGTGGTGCGGCTCACCGTGCTCGGCATCGTCCGCATCGTCACCGGCGACATCAGCTTCAAGACGGTGGGCGGGCCCATCATGCTGTTCTCCATCGCCTCGGAGGCGGCGGAGGAGGGCTGGGGCTCGTTCCTGTTCAAGATGGCGCTCATCAGCGTGAACCTCGGCCTGATGAACCTGCTGCCCATCCCGGTGCTCGACGGCGGCCACATCGCGCAGGCGGCGCTGGAGGGCGTCACCCGGCGGCCGCTCTCGGTGCGGACGCGCGAGCTCGCGAACATCGTCGGCATCGTGCTGCTGTTCACGCTCATGCTGTTCGTGTTCAAGAACGACATCGTGCGCCTCATGCGGCCGATGGAGTAG
- the uppS gene encoding polyprenyl diphosphate synthase, with product MADPTVEQLEARVRARPLPRHVAIIMDGNGRWAETRGLPRVAGHREGSEAVRAVTRTARRVGLEALTLYAFSAENWARPDEEVGALMQLLADYLESERAEMMQNGIRLNAIGELDRLPGFVRERLDAARAETAGNDRMVLTLALSYGGRQELVHAARAAAAARGPALDADDLEAALWTRGLPELDLLVRTSGERRISNFLLWQCAYAELYFSEVLWPDFRDAALLEAIASFQARERRFGLTGAQVARPERG from the coding sequence ATGGCGGACCCCACGGTCGAACAGCTCGAGGCACGCGTGCGCGCACGCCCCCTGCCGCGCCACGTCGCCATCATCATGGACGGAAACGGGCGCTGGGCGGAGACCCGCGGGCTCCCGCGGGTGGCCGGTCACCGGGAGGGGTCGGAGGCGGTCCGGGCGGTGACCCGGACCGCGCGCCGGGTCGGGCTCGAGGCGCTCACCCTGTACGCGTTCAGCGCCGAGAACTGGGCGCGGCCGGACGAGGAGGTGGGCGCGCTCATGCAGCTGCTCGCCGACTACCTCGAGAGCGAGCGCGCCGAGATGATGCAGAACGGCATCCGGCTGAACGCCATCGGCGAGCTGGACCGCCTGCCCGGCTTCGTGCGCGAGCGGCTGGACGCGGCGCGCGCCGAGACCGCCGGCAACGATCGGATGGTGCTCACGCTCGCGCTCTCGTACGGCGGGCGGCAGGAGCTCGTCCACGCGGCCCGCGCCGCCGCCGCCGCGCGCGGCCCGGCGCTGGACGCCGACGACCTCGAGGCCGCGCTGTGGACGCGCGGGCTGCCGGAGCTGGACCTGCTGGTGCGGACCAGCGGCGAGCGCCGCATCTCCAACTTCCTGCTGTGGCAGTGCGCCTACGCCGAGCTCTACTTCTCGGAGGTGCTCTGGCCCGACTTCCGCGACGCGGCGCTGCTCGAGGCCATCGCGAGCTTCCAGGCCCGCGAGCGGCGCTTCGGCCTCACCGGCGCCCAGGTCGCGCGCCCCGAGCGCGGGTGA
- a CDS encoding 1-deoxy-D-xylulose-5-phosphate reductoisomerase, with protein sequence MKRVAILGSTGSIGVQALDVVGRFPDRFEVVGLAAGRNAPRLLEQIRRFRPRVVSVCDEAAARAVRAEAPPGTEVLSGDAGAVAVASHPDAAFVLAAISGGAGLRSTAAAIEAGKPVGLANKESMVLAGELLMARAAAKGVAILPVDSEHSAIHQSLVGHNRGEVRRLILTASGGPLRCTPEAELATVTPERALKHPNWSMGDKITIDSATLMNKGLEVIEARWLFGVEQQRIDIVVHPESVVHSMVEYVDGSIVAQLGISDMRGPISYAMGHPERMPLDLPPLDLGRLGKLTFEPPDPARFPAYTLAYRALELGGTAPAVLSGADEAAVAAFLARRCSFTEIAEVCADVLEAHVVEPVRSVEQALAASEHGRREAEKRVGARAHAPASR encoded by the coding sequence GTGAAGCGCGTCGCCATCCTCGGGTCCACCGGCTCCATCGGCGTCCAGGCACTCGACGTGGTGGGGCGCTTCCCCGACCGCTTCGAGGTGGTGGGCCTCGCCGCCGGCCGCAACGCGCCGCGCCTGCTCGAGCAGATCCGCCGCTTCCGCCCGCGGGTGGTCTCGGTGTGCGACGAGGCGGCCGCCCGCGCGGTCCGCGCCGAGGCGCCCCCCGGCACCGAGGTGCTCTCCGGCGACGCGGGCGCGGTGGCGGTCGCGAGCCACCCCGACGCCGCGTTCGTGCTCGCGGCCATCTCGGGAGGCGCCGGGCTGCGCTCCACCGCGGCGGCCATCGAGGCGGGCAAGCCGGTGGGGCTCGCGAACAAGGAGTCGATGGTGCTCGCGGGCGAGCTGCTCATGGCCCGCGCCGCCGCGAAGGGCGTCGCCATCCTGCCGGTCGACTCCGAGCACAGCGCCATCCACCAGTCGCTCGTCGGCCACAACCGCGGCGAGGTGCGGCGCCTCATCCTCACCGCGTCCGGTGGGCCGCTGCGCTGCACGCCCGAGGCGGAGCTCGCCACGGTCACGCCCGAGCGCGCCCTCAAGCATCCGAACTGGTCGATGGGCGACAAGATCACCATCGACTCGGCCACCCTGATGAACAAGGGGCTCGAGGTCATCGAGGCGCGCTGGCTGTTCGGGGTGGAGCAGCAGCGCATCGACATCGTCGTGCACCCGGAGTCGGTGGTGCACTCGATGGTCGAGTACGTGGACGGCTCCATCGTGGCGCAGCTCGGGATCTCCGACATGCGCGGGCCGATCAGCTACGCGATGGGCCACCCCGAGCGCATGCCGCTCGACCTGCCGCCGCTCGACCTCGGGCGGCTCGGGAAGCTCACCTTCGAGCCGCCGGATCCGGCGCGCTTCCCGGCCTACACGCTGGCGTACCGCGCGCTCGAGCTGGGCGGCACCGCGCCGGCGGTGCTCTCCGGCGCCGACGAGGCCGCCGTGGCCGCGTTCCTGGCGCGCCGCTGCAGCTTCACCGAGATCGCCGAGGTCTGCGCGGACGTGCTCGAGGCGCACGTGGTCGAGCCGGTGCGCTCGGTGGAGCAGGCGCTCGCCGCGAGCGAGCACGGCCGGCGCGAGGCCGAGAAGCGCGTCGGTGCGCGCGCGCACGCTCCGGCGAGCCGATAG
- the rpoZ gene encoding DNA-directed RNA polymerase subunit omega has translation MARVTVEDCLPMVDNRFALVLLATKRTRQLMAGARPLQAASKNKPPVLALREIATGKVRFDRSVRDALSGKFDKEKVNIPAGQTRTLR, from the coding sequence ATGGCCCGCGTCACCGTCGAAGACTGCCTCCCCATGGTGGACAACCGCTTCGCGCTCGTGCTGCTCGCGACCAAGCGGACCCGCCAGCTCATGGCCGGCGCCCGCCCGCTGCAGGCGGCGAGCAAGAACAAGCCGCCGGTCCTGGCGCTGCGCGAGATCGCCACGGGCAAGGTCCGCTTCGACCGCTCGGTCCGCGACGCGCTCTCCGGCAAGTTCGACAAGGAGAAGGTCAACATCCCCGCCGGCCAGACGCGGACGCTGCGCTAG
- the groL gene encoding chaperonin GroEL (60 kDa chaperone family; promotes refolding of misfolded polypeptides especially under stressful conditions; forms two stacked rings of heptamers to form a barrel-shaped 14mer; ends can be capped by GroES; misfolded proteins enter the barrel where they are refolded when GroES binds), protein MAAKEIVFDQKARDAILKGVNTLADAVKVTLGPKGRNVVIEKSFGSPTITKDGVTVAKEIELENKFENMGAQMVKEVASKTSDVAGDGTTTATVLAQAIYREGSKLVAAGHNPMDVKRGIDKAVEAIVGELKKLSKPTKDHKEIAQVGIISANGDTTIGNIIAEAMEKVGKEGVITVEEAKGLETTLDVVEGMQFDRGYLSPYFVTDAERMEAVLEDAYILINEKKISNMKDLLPLLEQIARSGKPLIIVAEEVEGEALATLVVNKLRGTLHVCAVKAPGFGDRRKAMLEDIAILTGGRMIAEELGLKLEQVTLKDLGRAKRVTVDKDNTTIVDGAGKKEDIEARVKTIRAQIEETTSDYDREKLQERLAKLVGGVAVINVGAATETEMKEKKARVEDALHATRAAVEEGIVPGGGVAYLRCVKALEGVKVNEGEKVGLDIVRRAIEEPLRQISGNGGYEGSIVVNKVKEAKEAAFGFNAATGEYEDLVKAGVIDPTKVSRSALQNAASVASLMLTTMAMVAEKPKEEAAAPAGGGMGGMGGMGGMM, encoded by the coding sequence ATGGCAGCCAAGGAAATCGTCTTCGACCAGAAGGCCCGCGACGCGATCCTCAAGGGCGTGAACACGCTCGCCGACGCGGTGAAGGTGACCCTCGGGCCGAAGGGCCGGAACGTGGTCATCGAGAAGAGCTTCGGCTCCCCGACCATCACCAAGGACGGCGTGACGGTCGCGAAGGAGATCGAGCTCGAGAACAAGTTCGAGAACATGGGCGCGCAGATGGTGAAGGAGGTCGCCTCCAAGACCTCCGACGTGGCCGGTGACGGCACCACCACCGCGACCGTGCTCGCCCAGGCCATCTACCGCGAGGGCTCGAAGCTCGTCGCGGCCGGCCACAACCCGATGGACGTGAAGCGCGGCATCGACAAGGCCGTCGAGGCCATCGTGGGCGAGCTGAAGAAGCTCTCCAAGCCGACGAAGGACCACAAGGAGATCGCCCAGGTCGGCATCATCTCCGCCAACGGCGACACCACCATCGGCAACATCATCGCCGAGGCGATGGAGAAGGTCGGCAAGGAGGGCGTCATCACCGTCGAGGAGGCCAAGGGCCTCGAGACGACGCTCGACGTGGTCGAGGGCATGCAGTTCGACCGCGGCTACCTCTCGCCGTACTTCGTGACCGACGCGGAGCGCATGGAGGCGGTCCTCGAGGACGCCTACATCCTCATCAACGAGAAGAAGATCTCGAACATGAAGGACCTGCTCCCGCTGCTGGAGCAGATCGCGCGCTCGGGCAAGCCGCTCATCATCGTGGCCGAGGAGGTCGAGGGTGAGGCGCTGGCGACGCTGGTCGTCAACAAGCTGCGCGGCACGCTGCACGTCTGCGCGGTGAAGGCCCCGGGCTTCGGCGACCGCCGCAAGGCCATGCTGGAGGACATCGCGATCCTCACCGGCGGCCGCATGATCGCCGAGGAGCTCGGCCTCAAGCTCGAGCAGGTCACGCTGAAGGACCTCGGCCGCGCCAAGCGCGTCACGGTGGACAAGGACAACACCACCATCGTCGACGGCGCCGGCAAGAAGGAGGACATCGAGGCCCGGGTGAAGACCATCCGCGCGCAGATCGAGGAGACCACCTCCGACTACGACCGCGAGAAGCTCCAGGAGCGCCTCGCGAAGCTGGTGGGCGGCGTGGCGGTCATCAACGTCGGCGCGGCCACCGAGACCGAGATGAAGGAGAAGAAGGCCCGCGTCGAGGACGCGCTCCACGCGACCCGCGCGGCCGTCGAGGAGGGCATCGTCCCCGGCGGCGGCGTGGCGTACCTGCGCTGCGTGAAGGCGCTCGAGGGCGTGAAGGTGAACGAGGGCGAGAAGGTCGGCCTCGACATCGTCCGCCGCGCCATCGAGGAGCCGCTCCGCCAGATCTCCGGCAACGGCGGCTACGAGGGCTCGATCGTGGTGAACAAGGTGAAGGAGGCGAAGGAGGCCGCGTTCGGCTTCAACGCCGCCACGGGCGAGTACGAGGACCTGGTGAAGGCCGGCGTCATCGACCCGACCAAGGTCTCGCGCTCCGCGCTGCAGAACGCGGCGTCGGTCGCCTCGCTGATGCTCACCACCATGGCGATGGTCGCCGAGAAGCCGAAGGAGGAGGCTGCGGCCCCCGCCGGCGGCGGCATGGGCGGCATGGGCGGGATGGGCGGCATGATGTAG
- a CDS encoding ATP-binding protein yields MPDPVDNANASASACADCGGSGYVVEQILGATARARRCACQASCPRCEETGYVLVPQGGSTVAQVCSCRHLDERIAVFNQIAIPAAVARASFETFKSWSPDHARARAVAEDFARKFRRDAPTKGYLLYGRPGAGKTHLLVATLRWLALEKGVSGRYVEFMLLLSEIKAGFDANRSHMDILRPLLSVPVLAIDELGKERGTEWERSMLDELISRRFNSGLATLFATNYFLRPDENPVREEPGKHVRTASPEWRRDAEAMTLAQRVGDRIYSRLNEMCTFVKLDPGHDLRKDRAGSGGFWG; encoded by the coding sequence ATGCCGGACCCCGTGGACAACGCCAACGCCAGCGCCAGCGCCTGCGCCGACTGCGGCGGCTCAGGATACGTCGTGGAGCAGATCCTCGGCGCGACCGCCCGCGCGCGCCGCTGCGCCTGCCAGGCGAGCTGCCCGCGCTGCGAGGAGACCGGCTACGTTCTCGTGCCGCAGGGCGGCTCGACGGTGGCCCAGGTGTGCAGCTGCCGGCACCTCGACGAGCGGATCGCGGTGTTCAACCAGATCGCGATCCCGGCCGCGGTGGCGAGGGCCTCCTTCGAGACCTTCAAGAGCTGGTCGCCCGACCACGCCCGCGCCCGCGCGGTGGCGGAGGACTTCGCGCGCAAGTTCCGGCGCGACGCGCCCACCAAGGGCTACCTGCTCTACGGCCGCCCCGGCGCCGGCAAGACCCACCTGCTCGTCGCCACGCTGCGCTGGCTCGCGCTCGAGAAGGGCGTGTCCGGGCGGTACGTGGAGTTCATGCTGCTGCTGTCCGAGATCAAGGCCGGCTTCGACGCGAACCGCAGCCACATGGACATCCTGCGGCCGCTGCTCTCGGTGCCGGTGCTCGCCATCGACGAGCTGGGCAAGGAGCGCGGCACCGAGTGGGAGCGCTCCATGCTCGACGAGCTCATCAGCCGGCGCTTCAACTCCGGGCTCGCCACGCTCTTCGCCACCAACTACTTCCTGCGCCCGGACGAGAACCCGGTGCGCGAGGAGCCGGGCAAGCACGTCCGGACCGCGTCGCCCGAGTGGCGGCGCGACGCCGAGGCGATGACGCTCGCCCAGCGCGTGGGCGACCGCATCTACTCGCGCCTGAACGAGATGTGCACGTTCGTGAAGCTCGACCCCGGCCACGACCTGCGCAAGGACCGCGCCGGCTCGGGCGGCTTCTGGGGCTAG
- a CDS encoding serine/threonine-protein kinase yields the protein MPPHRVGSYEIVSVVGRGGIGTVYRARHLETGELAAVKLLGPAPAVDATAARRLAREYEVLRTLHHPNVVRVFDAGVTEGYSYLAMELVEGLDLRAYLSPALDADPSLAADAEPFALDAITGSTGEPGPDAIRALAAMMDEPETEELGVLAPRPASGDDEDLAACARVAPLSEEQRAALNRPVRVARMRGVLEQVVDALEYVHGRGLVHRDLKPSNVMVDDTRRARLMDFGLVKLEAERDVDDALTQAGHIVGTYRYMSPEQAQGHPVDARSDLYSLGVILYELLAGVPPFSARDPVALWHEILDLPPPPFAEVNPGADPALVRLALHLLEKDPARRPQTAAEVRRALAAR from the coding sequence GTGCCCCCGCACCGCGTCGGCTCGTACGAGATCGTCTCCGTCGTCGGACGCGGCGGGATCGGCACCGTCTACCGCGCGCGCCACCTGGAGACCGGCGAGCTGGCCGCGGTGAAGCTGCTCGGGCCCGCACCCGCGGTGGACGCGACCGCCGCCCGGCGGCTGGCGCGCGAGTACGAGGTGCTGCGCACCCTGCATCATCCGAACGTGGTGCGCGTCTTCGACGCGGGGGTCACCGAGGGCTACTCGTACCTGGCCATGGAGCTGGTGGAGGGGCTCGACCTCCGCGCGTACCTCTCGCCCGCCCTCGACGCGGACCCGAGCCTGGCCGCCGACGCGGAGCCGTTCGCGCTGGACGCGATCACCGGCTCCACCGGCGAGCCCGGGCCCGACGCGATCCGCGCGCTCGCCGCCATGATGGACGAGCCGGAGACCGAGGAGCTCGGCGTGCTCGCGCCGCGCCCGGCCAGCGGCGACGACGAGGACCTGGCCGCCTGCGCCCGCGTCGCGCCGCTCTCGGAGGAGCAGCGGGCCGCGCTGAACCGGCCGGTGCGCGTGGCGCGGATGCGCGGCGTGCTGGAGCAGGTGGTGGACGCGCTCGAGTACGTCCACGGCCGGGGCCTGGTGCACCGCGACCTGAAGCCGTCGAACGTGATGGTGGACGACACGCGGCGCGCGCGGCTCATGGACTTCGGGCTGGTGAAGCTGGAGGCGGAGCGGGACGTCGACGACGCGCTCACCCAGGCCGGGCACATCGTCGGGACCTACCGCTACATGTCGCCCGAGCAGGCGCAGGGGCACCCGGTGGACGCGCGCAGCGACCTCTACAGCCTGGGCGTGATCCTCTACGAGCTGCTCGCGGGCGTGCCGCCGTTCTCGGCGCGCGACCCGGTGGCGCTGTGGCACGAGATCCTGGACCTGCCGCCGCCGCCGTTCGCGGAGGTGAACCCGGGCGCGGATCCGGCGCTGGTGCGCCTCGCGCTGCACCTGCTCGAGAAGGACCCGGCGCGCCGGCCGCAGACCGCGGCCGAGGTGCGGCGGGCGCTCGCCGCCCGGTGA
- the groES gene encoding co-chaperone GroES encodes MTKIRPLQDRLIVKRVQEEEKTKGGIIIPDSAKEKPIEGKVIAAGNGKVLEDGKVRPLDVKAGDRVLFSKYAGTEVKIDGEEHLIMREEDILGVIEG; translated from the coding sequence ATGACGAAGATCCGTCCGCTGCAGGACCGCCTCATCGTGAAGCGGGTGCAGGAGGAGGAGAAGACCAAGGGCGGGATCATCATCCCGGACTCGGCCAAGGAGAAGCCCATCGAGGGCAAGGTGATCGCCGCGGGCAACGGCAAGGTCCTCGAGGACGGCAAGGTCCGCCCGCTCGACGTCAAGGCCGGCGACCGCGTCCTCTTCTCCAAGTACGCCGGCACCGAGGTCAAGATCGACGGCGAGGAGCACCTGATCATGCGCGAGGAGGACATCCTCGGCGTGATCGAAGGCTAG
- a CDS encoding aspartate kinase: MPVVVQKYGGSSVGTVEKMRKVAEKVAAARRAGKDVCVVVSAMGDTTDDLLALAKQISPAPARRELDMLLSAGERISMALLSMALNDLGVPAISFTGSQSGIITTDSHSAARILEVRAFRVQEELAKGKVVIVAGYQGVSTRKEVTTLGRGGSDTTAVALAAALGADCEIYSDVAGVFTADPRVVPSAARLDALSYEEMQELAAAGAKVLNAQAVEFAKERGIAIHARSTFGGPEETVVKGGAHPERIAGVAVQKGLALLGFPAARLGDVLGILERHGAVALEIAAPGERAGVALDLENVHDWPVLRAQLAAEVPGLAAEDEAIGAVSVVGTGISAGHRVLRAVAATLAELGARPRALFTSPLRVTAYCDAAVLKDAARRLHEQLVG, encoded by the coding sequence ATGCCCGTGGTGGTCCAGAAGTACGGCGGCTCGTCGGTCGGGACCGTCGAGAAGATGCGCAAGGTGGCGGAGAAGGTCGCCGCCGCGCGCCGCGCCGGGAAGGACGTCTGCGTGGTGGTCTCCGCCATGGGCGACACCACCGACGACCTGCTCGCGCTCGCGAAGCAGATCTCGCCCGCGCCGGCCCGGCGCGAGCTGGACATGCTGCTCAGCGCCGGCGAGCGCATCTCGATGGCGCTGCTCTCGATGGCGCTCAACGACCTGGGCGTCCCGGCCATCAGCTTCACCGGCAGCCAGTCGGGGATCATCACCACCGACAGCCACTCCGCCGCCCGCATCCTCGAGGTGCGCGCGTTCCGCGTGCAGGAGGAGCTGGCGAAGGGGAAGGTGGTGATCGTGGCCGGCTACCAGGGCGTGTCCACGCGCAAGGAGGTCACCACGCTCGGCCGCGGCGGCTCGGACACCACCGCGGTGGCGCTCGCGGCGGCGCTCGGCGCCGACTGCGAGATCTACTCCGACGTGGCCGGCGTGTTCACCGCCGACCCGCGGGTGGTCCCCTCGGCGGCGCGCCTCGACGCGCTCTCCTACGAGGAGATGCAGGAGCTGGCCGCGGCGGGCGCGAAGGTGCTGAACGCGCAGGCGGTGGAGTTCGCGAAGGAGCGCGGCATCGCCATCCACGCCCGGTCCACCTTCGGCGGCCCCGAGGAGACGGTGGTGAAGGGCGGCGCGCACCCGGAGCGGATCGCCGGGGTGGCCGTGCAGAAGGGCCTGGCGCTGCTGGGGTTCCCGGCGGCGCGGCTCGGCGACGTGCTCGGGATCCTGGAGCGGCACGGCGCGGTGGCGCTGGAGATCGCGGCGCCCGGCGAGCGCGCCGGCGTGGCGCTCGACCTCGAGAACGTGCACGACTGGCCGGTGCTGCGCGCGCAGCTCGCCGCCGAGGTGCCCGGGCTCGCCGCCGAGGACGAGGCCATCGGCGCGGTGTCGGTGGTGGGGACCGGGATCTCGGCCGGCCACCGGGTGCTGCGCGCGGTGGCGGCGACGCTGGCCGAGCTGGGCGCGCGGCCGCGGGCGCTGTTCACCTCGCCGCTGCGCGTGACCGCCTACTGCGACGCCGCGGTCCTGAAGGACGCCGCCCGGCGGCTGCACGAGCAGCTCGTCGGGTAG